The following proteins are co-located in the Caldisericum sp. genome:
- a CDS encoding tyrosine-type recombinase/integrase: MEVKFDKDNVLHEFSMHMMLRGYSPLTIKNYLYIIRDFLKDFDVPDSKSIQKYFLKKEISKNTRATQTLILRSFAKFLKKELHIEFETLDPPKTSKTLPTFLTRDEVKRFLEVVKKNKRDFTIISFLIYTGVRVGELINIRIEDVNLEENYVRIKGKGDKERFVPITEELSIILQRHLKEPHYSDYLFETKRHTKFSALTIQLMVKKYAKEANIQKKITPHKLRHTFATLALESGISPITIGELLGHSSLNTTMKYTHVTNKLAVDAVKKISEFTNLKDIIE, translated from the coding sequence ATGGAAGTTAAATTTGACAAAGATAATGTACTCCATGAATTTTCTATGCATATGATGCTGAGAGGTTATTCACCTCTTACCATTAAAAACTATCTTTATATAATTAGAGATTTTTTAAAAGATTTTGATGTGCCGGATTCGAAGTCGATTCAAAAATACTTCCTTAAGAAAGAAATTTCAAAAAACACAAGAGCAACTCAAACTTTGATTTTAAGGAGTTTTGCAAAATTCCTCAAAAAGGAACTCCACATTGAATTTGAAACATTAGACCCTCCAAAAACATCGAAGACACTTCCAACATTTCTAACAAGAGACGAAGTTAAAAGGTTCTTAGAGGTCGTAAAGAAGAACAAAAGAGATTTTACAATAATCTCATTTCTTATCTATACAGGCGTTCGTGTTGGTGAACTTATCAATATTAGAATTGAAGATGTAAACCTTGAAGAAAATTATGTGAGAATCAAAGGAAAAGGTGATAAGGAAAGATTTGTCCCAATAACAGAAGAGTTATCTATTATTTTACAGAGGCATCTAAAAGAGCCTCATTATTCAGACTATCTGTTCGAGACTAAAAGACATACGAAATTTTCGGCTTTAACAATTCAACTTATGGTTAAGAAGTACGCAAAGGAAGCAAACATTCAAAAGAAAATCACTCCCCATAAATTAAGACATACATTTGCAACCCTTGCCCTTGAATCAGGCATTAGCCCGATAACAATAGGGGAACTTTTGGGGCACAGTTCCCTTAACACAACAATGAAATATACACATGTAACAAACAAATTGGCAGTTGATGCAGTAAAAAAGATTAGCGAATTTACAAATCTTAAAGACATAATAGAGTAG
- a CDS encoding ROK family protein, which produces MNEFIGIDLGGTKIFGVRLNGNYEVVASKRIPTGDVNSLDSIIKNVLEVIDYLKKDTVKGIGIGVAGFIDFKSGVIHGSPNIPALSEVNFKKIIEDKIGIPVSIDNDAKTGALAELYVGSGKNTSDFLFITFGTGIGSAIVSNGNIVRGKDNLAGEIGHITLDPEGPLCTCGKHGCFEAFASGPSIRRTYLESIDKSTKSPLLESVNFDLEKIDTPLIFKFKDSDPIAKEVLYRASKYIGHGLSIVVNLLNPEKIIIGGGMGESLKLIFDDIMESFYENTLKIPGNSVSFEFSTLGNVGVAIGSGILASKNI; this is translated from the coding sequence ATGAATGAGTTTATTGGCATAGATTTAGGTGGCACAAAGATATTTGGAGTAAGACTAAACGGAAATTACGAAGTTGTTGCAAGTAAGAGGATTCCTACAGGTGATGTAAACTCTCTTGATTCAATAATAAAGAATGTTTTAGAGGTTATAGATTACCTTAAGAAAGATACCGTAAAAGGAATAGGAATTGGAGTTGCTGGTTTTATTGATTTTAAGTCCGGTGTAATTCATGGGTCTCCTAACATTCCTGCCTTAAGCGAAGTGAATTTTAAGAAAATAATAGAAGATAAGATTGGAATTCCGGTTTCAATTGATAACGATGCTAAAACTGGTGCACTTGCAGAACTGTATGTGGGAAGTGGAAAAAATACATCTGATTTTTTATTCATAACTTTTGGCACTGGTATAGGTTCTGCAATTGTTTCAAACGGGAATATTGTAAGAGGCAAGGATAATCTTGCAGGAGAAATTGGTCATATCACCCTTGACCCAGAAGGACCACTCTGCACATGTGGAAAACATGGTTGCTTTGAGGCATTCGCATCTGGTCCTTCGATAAGAAGAACATATCTTGAAAGTATAGATAAATCTACAAAATCTCCCTTGCTTGAAAGTGTAAATTTTGATTTAGAAAAGATTGATACGCCTCTAATATTTAAATTCAAAGATTCTGATCCGATTGCAAAAGAGGTTCTTTATAGGGCTTCTAAGTATATTGGGCATGGTTTATCAATAGTGGTAAACTTGTTAAATCCCGAAAAGATTATCATAGGTGGTGGTATGGGTGAGTCTTTAAAACTCATCTTTGATGATATTATGGAAAGTTTTTACGAAAATACACTAAAAATACCTGGTAATTCTGTTTCATTTGAGTTTTCAACTCTTGGAAATGTAGGTGTTGCGATAGGGAGTGGAATACTTGCATCAAAAAATATTTAG